Proteins found in one Quercus robur chromosome 2, dhQueRobu3.1, whole genome shotgun sequence genomic segment:
- the LOC126712172 gene encoding type IV inositol polyphosphate 5-phosphatase 11 isoform X2, with protein sequence MSFMNHHTASHEGIKTVGVDNLCDFSSNSDLCVCIVTWNMKGQVSYEDIAELVGSSRKFDLFIIGLQEAPRNNILRLLQTALLETHILLGKAIMQSLQLYVFGPKNSDLFIKELQVDKHSIGGLGGLIGRKKGAVAIRINYKDIQMVFISCHLSAHAHKVDERNYECMHISHSLFSKKWNPYARPAHITIWLGDLNYRIHGIDTQPARNLIQKGLHEKLTSKDQLLQEAERGHIFNGYCEGTLTFKPTYKYNIGSSNYDTSYKVRVPSWTDRVLFKIEDTQKINATLHSYQSMDDILSSDHKPVKAHLCLKLNKLSSPMHQQEHRFLSR encoded by the exons ATGAGTTTTATGAACCACCACACAGCAAGTCATGAAGGAATAAAGACCGTTGGTGTGGATAATCTATGTGACTTCTCAAGCAATTCGGATCTGTGCGTTTGCATTGTCACTTGGAACATGAAAGGGCAG GTCTCTTATGAGGATATTGCAGAACTAGTTGGAAGCAGCAGAAAATTTGATCTTTTCATTATAGGTTTGCAAGAGGCTCCACGAAACAATATTTTAAGGCTGTTGCAGACAGCTTTGCTAGAAACCCACAT TCTGTTAGGGAAAGCCATTATGCAATCGTTGCAGCTGTACGTGTTTGGACCAAAGAACTCAGATTTGTTCATCAAAG AATTGCAGGTAGATAAGCATTCCATTGGTGGCTTGGGGGGATTAATTGGTAGAAAGAAAGGGGCTGTGGCAATCCGCATCAACTACAAAGACATCCAAATGGTGTTCATATCATGCCATCTTTCTG CTCATGCTCATAAAGTAGACGAAAGAAATTATGAGTGCATGCACATATCACATTCCCTATTCTCAAAGAAATGGAATCCTTATGCCAGACCTGCTCATATCACTATATGGTTAGGAGATCTCAACTACCGTATACATGGAATTGATACACAACCAGCAAGAAATTTAATACAGAAAGGCCTTCATGAA AAGCTCACAAGCAAAGACCAACTCTTACAAGAGGCTGAGAGAGGTCATATCTTCAATGGCTATTGCGAGGGGACATTGACATTCAAGcccacatataaatataatattggAAGTAGCAACTATGATACTAGTTACAAG GTAAGAGTACCATCATGGACAGACCGGGTCTTATTCAAGATAGAAGACACACAGAAAATCAATGCGACTTTACATTCTTACCAATCAATGGATGATATTTTGAGCTCTGATCATAAACCAGTGAAAGCTCACCTTTGCTTAAAACTTAACAAGCTATCATCACCCATGCACCAGCAGGAGCACCGTTTTCTAAGTCGATGA
- the LOC126712172 gene encoding type IV inositol polyphosphate 5-phosphatase 11 isoform X1, giving the protein MGNLNCICSCKGLKGIKRFCRAKSNLKREPMSFMNHHTASHEGIKTVGVDNLCDFSSNSDLCVCIVTWNMKGQVSYEDIAELVGSSRKFDLFIIGLQEAPRNNILRLLQTALLETHILLGKAIMQSLQLYVFGPKNSDLFIKELQVDKHSIGGLGGLIGRKKGAVAIRINYKDIQMVFISCHLSAHAHKVDERNYECMHISHSLFSKKWNPYARPAHITIWLGDLNYRIHGIDTQPARNLIQKGLHEKLTSKDQLLQEAERGHIFNGYCEGTLTFKPTYKYNIGSSNYDTSYKVRVPSWTDRVLFKIEDTQKINATLHSYQSMDDILSSDHKPVKAHLCLKLNKLSSPMHQQEHRFLSR; this is encoded by the exons ATGGGAAATTTGAATTGTATTTGTTCCTGTAAAGGCCTAAAGGGTATAAAGCG ATTTTGCAGAGCAAAATCCAATTTGAAGAGAGAGCCAATGAGTTTTATGAACCACCACACAGCAAGTCATGAAGGAATAAAGACCGTTGGTGTGGATAATCTATGTGACTTCTCAAGCAATTCGGATCTGTGCGTTTGCATTGTCACTTGGAACATGAAAGGGCAG GTCTCTTATGAGGATATTGCAGAACTAGTTGGAAGCAGCAGAAAATTTGATCTTTTCATTATAGGTTTGCAAGAGGCTCCACGAAACAATATTTTAAGGCTGTTGCAGACAGCTTTGCTAGAAACCCACAT TCTGTTAGGGAAAGCCATTATGCAATCGTTGCAGCTGTACGTGTTTGGACCAAAGAACTCAGATTTGTTCATCAAAG AATTGCAGGTAGATAAGCATTCCATTGGTGGCTTGGGGGGATTAATTGGTAGAAAGAAAGGGGCTGTGGCAATCCGCATCAACTACAAAGACATCCAAATGGTGTTCATATCATGCCATCTTTCTG CTCATGCTCATAAAGTAGACGAAAGAAATTATGAGTGCATGCACATATCACATTCCCTATTCTCAAAGAAATGGAATCCTTATGCCAGACCTGCTCATATCACTATATGGTTAGGAGATCTCAACTACCGTATACATGGAATTGATACACAACCAGCAAGAAATTTAATACAGAAAGGCCTTCATGAA AAGCTCACAAGCAAAGACCAACTCTTACAAGAGGCTGAGAGAGGTCATATCTTCAATGGCTATTGCGAGGGGACATTGACATTCAAGcccacatataaatataatattggAAGTAGCAACTATGATACTAGTTACAAG GTAAGAGTACCATCATGGACAGACCGGGTCTTATTCAAGATAGAAGACACACAGAAAATCAATGCGACTTTACATTCTTACCAATCAATGGATGATATTTTGAGCTCTGATCATAAACCAGTGAAAGCTCACCTTTGCTTAAAACTTAACAAGCTATCATCACCCATGCACCAGCAGGAGCACCGTTTTCTAAGTCGATGA